In a genomic window of Curtobacterium sp. MCBD17_035:
- a CDS encoding GNAT family N-acetyltransferase — protein sequence MTTTPPDVVVRHAEPDDLDVVHALHREAVLHSTAIWRDEPLPRAWFDDWLAERRRDGFPVFVAEADGAVAGYVTYGPWRENPGYRWTVEDSIYLDARFHGRGIASTLLGAAIDHAVRAGRHVMIADIASDNAASIRLHQRFGFEHVATVREVGRKFDRWHDLVVMRRALA from the coding sequence ATGACCACGACCCCGCCGGACGTCGTCGTGCGGCATGCCGAGCCGGACGACCTCGACGTCGTGCACGCGCTCCACCGCGAGGCCGTCCTGCACTCCACGGCGATCTGGCGCGACGAACCGCTCCCCCGCGCGTGGTTCGACGACTGGCTGGCGGAGCGCCGCCGCGACGGGTTCCCGGTGTTCGTCGCCGAGGCCGACGGTGCGGTCGCGGGCTACGTCACCTACGGGCCGTGGCGCGAGAACCCGGGCTACCGGTGGACCGTCGAGGACAGCATCTACCTCGACGCGCGGTTCCACGGCCGGGGCATCGCGTCGACGCTCCTCGGGGCCGCGATCGACCACGCCGTCCGGGCCGGACGACACGTCATGATCGCCGACATCGCCTCGGACAACGCCGCGTCGATCCGCCTGCACCAACGGTTCGGGTTCGAGCACGTCGCCACCGTGCGCGAGGTCGGCCGCAAGTTCGACCGGTGGCACGACCTCGTCGTCATGCGGCGAGCCCTGGCCTGA
- a CDS encoding ribose-5-phosphate isomerase — protein MRIHLGTDHAGLDFSHTLAQHLTEAGHEVVDHGPAEYDPLDDYPSFCINAASAVVRDQRAGVQALGVVFGGSGNGEQIAANKVEGVRAALVWNESTALLARQHNDANVISIGARQHTEAEAIRFVDLFIAEPFSGEERHARRIAQLAEYETTGTIAGKQIDA, from the coding sequence ATGCGCATCCACCTCGGCACGGACCACGCCGGCCTCGACTTCTCGCACACGCTCGCCCAGCACCTCACCGAGGCCGGCCACGAGGTCGTCGACCATGGTCCCGCCGAGTACGACCCGCTCGACGACTACCCCTCGTTCTGCATCAACGCCGCGTCGGCCGTCGTGCGCGACCAGCGTGCGGGCGTGCAGGCACTCGGCGTCGTGTTCGGTGGGTCGGGCAACGGCGAGCAGATCGCCGCCAACAAGGTCGAGGGTGTGCGCGCCGCGCTCGTGTGGAACGAGTCGACCGCGCTGCTGGCCCGGCAGCACAACGACGCGAACGTCATCTCGATCGGTGCCCGCCAGCACACCGAGGCCGAGGCCATCCGCTTCGTCGACCTGTTCATCGCCGAGCCGTTCTCGGGCGAGGAGCGCCACGCGCGTCGCATCGCGCAGCTCGCCGAGTACGAGACCACCGGCACGATCGCCGGCAAGCAGATCGACGCCTGA
- a CDS encoding DNA glycosylase, which produces MPEGHSIHRIARQFSLHFVGQRCSVSSPQGRFAAGAAQLDGRVMTGATAVAKQMFLEFEGGLFLRVHLGLYGAWDFAGEISTDATMASANGRIGQTNQRGTIVDAAGEDSLASIGAPRRSRYRMAEQEHEETPIEAFPPEPVGQVRVRILTDTAVADLRGPTACVVETAEEIQRAIDKLGPDPMVDDGPEAEQRFVDGVRRRNVPIGQLLMDQSVVSGIGNVYRAELLFRARLDPYKPGKQVTDEQARALWRDWSKLLHDGVRVGQMMTMDDLTPEEYDAALRSRDDRHWVYHRAGLPCRVCGTNIAMAMMAGRKLYWCPVDQT; this is translated from the coding sequence ATGCCCGAGGGTCACTCCATCCACCGCATCGCGCGGCAGTTCTCCCTGCACTTCGTGGGGCAGCGCTGCAGCGTGTCCAGCCCCCAGGGGCGGTTCGCGGCCGGCGCCGCCCAGCTCGACGGCCGCGTGATGACCGGGGCGACGGCGGTGGCGAAGCAGATGTTCCTCGAGTTCGAGGGCGGCCTGTTCCTCCGCGTGCACCTCGGCCTCTACGGTGCTTGGGACTTCGCCGGCGAGATATCGACCGACGCCACGATGGCGAGCGCGAACGGCCGGATCGGGCAGACCAACCAGCGCGGGACGATCGTCGACGCCGCGGGCGAGGACTCCCTGGCCAGCATCGGGGCACCCCGCCGCTCGCGCTACCGCATGGCGGAGCAGGAGCACGAGGAGACCCCGATCGAGGCCTTCCCGCCCGAGCCGGTCGGCCAGGTGCGGGTCCGGATCCTCACGGACACCGCCGTCGCCGACCTCCGTGGGCCGACCGCGTGCGTCGTCGAGACGGCGGAGGAGATCCAGCGCGCCATCGACAAGCTCGGCCCGGACCCCATGGTCGACGACGGCCCCGAGGCCGAGCAGCGGTTCGTGGACGGTGTGCGGCGGCGGAACGTCCCGATCGGGCAGCTGCTCATGGACCAGTCGGTCGTCAGCGGCATCGGGAACGTCTACCGCGCGGAGCTGTTGTTCCGCGCCCGCCTCGACCCGTACAAGCCGGGCAAGCAGGTCACCGACGAGCAGGCACGGGCCCTCTGGCGGGACTGGTCGAAGCTCCTGCACGACGGCGTCCGCGTCGGTCAGATGATGACGATGGACGACCTGACCCCCGAGGAGTACGACGCCGCGCTCCGCAGCCGTGACGACCGCCACTGGGTGTACCACCGCGCCGGGCTGCCCTGCCGCGTGTGCGGGACGAACATCGCCATGGCGATGATGGCGGGCCGCAAGCTCTACTGGTGCCCGGTCGACCAGACCTGA